The Verrucomicrobiota bacterium nucleotide sequence GCCGGCGACCCAGCTCGCCCCCTCGTCGAGAAGACCGCGGACCGCGTCGAAAACCTCGCCAACGCCAACGTCTGCCGTGGAGCGCGTCTTGAACGGCGCCCCCGACGAGGGTTCGACGATGCGGAACGGGCTGTACGGCATCGGCTCGCTGATGACGGGGTCGCACGGTCCGATAATCATAACCACCGGCGTGCGCATGATCGAAGCGATGTGCATCGGACCGGTGTCACCGCCGATGTAGCAGCGCGCCCGGCCCAGGACCAACGCGAGCTCCTTGACCGACAGCGGCGGCACGACGCGCAGTTCGACGTGCGCCGCCGCGCGAACCTCGTCAGCAAGACCCGCCTCGCCCGGCCCGACGACCACGAGCGGCACCAGGCCAAGCTCATCGACGAGCCGGTCGGCCAGCGCACCGTACTTCGCCGGCGGCCACTTCTTGCGTCGGCCCGATGGGCTTGCCCCTGGGAACAGGACGACGATGCGGCGCGCGTCGAGCGGTGCCAAGAATGCCTCGATCTTCCTGCGATCAGCATCGCTGAAGGCGAGTGCGGGCGGCGCGTCGGGCCGCCGGGCGCCGAACTGCTCGACGAGCGCCATGTTGCGTTCGAAGCGCGAGAGCCGGACGGGTCCGGCGTCGACAAGCACCGTGTAGGCGCGCCACGCGCCCTCTTTGCTGTGTCCGCGCACGTAGCCGACGCGCACCGGCGCGTGCGTGCTGCGCGTGAGCACTCCCGTCTTGAACAGGCCGTGAAAATCGAACACAGCGTCGGCACGCCACGCTTCGAGCCGGCGCCGGAACGCGCGCCACACGCGCCACCACGCCGCCCACCGGAACGGATTGCGCGACGACGCGCGCAGCTCGCGCCGCGGTACGACAAGCAGCTCGTCGGCGCACGGCGCGCCATCGAGGATGGCCGCGCACCGGTCATCGACCAGCCAGGCAAGCCGCGCCTGCGGCGCAGCGGTTCGGAGCGCCTGGACCGCGGGCATGGTCCGGACCACGTCACCGAGCGCGCCGAGCCGGATCACGACGATCCGGCCAAGCCGGTCGAGGCGCAGGTCTGTCGAGTCGGTGCGCATCGCGTTACTTCGGGATCGTGGTAAGCACGTCGTGGCGGTAGCGCCAGCGGTGCCAACGCATGCCCGACGCGTGCCTGGCCAGCTCGCGGTGGCAGATGAAGTCCTCGCCTGCGTACTCGACGAGGAAGCGGACCATGTCGCTGCGCGCGATGGCGAAACCGGCCGCACGCGCCTTCTCGGCCGACTTCCAGAGCCGCCGCAGGTTCGTGAAGCGCCGCTGCATGCTCATGTGCGGCTCGAGCACCGCCTTGTCGAAGTCGATGATGAACGCCCTCGCCTCGCCGGACGCATCGAACCGCACCAGGATGTTCTTCAAGTGCAGGTCGGCGTGATAGAGGCCCGCGTCATGCATGGCGGCAACCGCGCGCGCCGCGGCGGCGACGGCGGCGATGCGTTCCCGTCGAGGCCGCCGTTCGCGCAGATACTCGAGCAGGTTGGTGCAGCCCGCGATCTCCTTCGACAGCACCCAGTAACGGTAGAACGGCGGCGCGGCACGCTCGGTGAGGACGGCCGGTAACTCGGCGGTCGGCACGCCGTGCGCAAGCGCGTGCGCGGCGACGCGCATCTCGCTGAGCGGCTTGCGGTGGTCAACGTAGCGGTCACCCAGCAGCTTCGCCAGAAGCCCGCCGTGCTGCATGCGTTTGCAGAGTAGCCGCGCGCCGTTGATCTCGACGAGCCGCAAGTCGCTGCGTCCCGTAAGACCCGCCGCCGCCGGTGCGTGCTCGACGGCGGTCCAGAGGTCGCCCTTCGCAAGCCGCGCCTGCCACTCCGGCTGCACGTAGAGCGTCCGGGAGCCGTTGCGCTTCTCGATCGGCCCGGGTACCCCCGTCCCGCCCGCCTCGATGAGACGGCGGTACACGTCGAGGTTGGCCTCCACCATGTGACCAGGGCGGAATCGCTCGTCGAGCAGATGACGCGCGTTGTCGACGAGGCCCAAACGCGATGGGTCGTCCATGGCCAGTTCGAGCTCACGTGAGAGGGCCTCCGGGTCGCCCGCCCGGAAGACCCGGCCCGTCTCGCCATGCCGCACGATCTCCGGCAGCCCGCCCGCGTCGGCCGCGACGACCGGCACGCCGGTGTCAAACGCCCGGAGCACAATCGTGCCCAGCGCCTCTTGCGTCGACGGCATCGCGAGCACGTCTGCCCGTGCAAGAAGCGGTCGGATGTCCACGACGTAGCCCGTGAACGTCGTGATGTCCGAGATCCCTTCGCTCTCGGCTT carries:
- a CDS encoding glycosyltransferase family 9 protein, with product MRTDSTDLRLDRLGRIVVIRLGALGDVVRTMPAVQALRTAAPQARLAWLVDDRCAAILDGAPCADELLVVPRRELRASSRNPFRWAAWWRVWRAFRRRLEAWRADAVFDFHGLFKTGVLTRSTHAPVRVGYVRGHSKEGAWRAYTVLVDAGPVRLSRFERNMALVEQFGARRPDAPPALAFSDADRRKIEAFLAPLDARRIVVLFPGASPSGRRKKWPPAKYGALADRLVDELGLVPLVVVGPGEAGLADEVRAAAHVELRVVPPLSVKELALVLGRARCYIGGDTGPMHIASIMRTPVVMIIGPCDPVISEPMPYSPFRIVEPSSGAPFKTRSTADVGVGEVFDAVRGLLDEGASWVAG
- a CDS encoding glycosyltransferase, translated to MKIVHVSSARGFYGGEGQVLALCTGLAGCGHDVLLVVPPGSALSERARAAGVVVHELRMRTEFDLFAAHSLRCLATEFGADVVHCHTGMAHGLGWLASGGARPWKLVVTRRVLRPIRRGLFTRLKYHRRVDAFIAISRATRRQLLRYGVAPNVISAACSACVEPEPTTTTVAVTAEQYGIGADEFVIGAIGQLDAYKDHRTLVAAAGLLRRRGREFRLLIVGDGRLRVELERQAESEGISDITTFTGYVVDIRPLLARADVLAMPSTQEALGTIVLRAFDTGVPVVAADAGGLPEIVRHGETGRVFRAGDPEALSRELELAMDDPSRLGLVDNARHLLDERFRPGHMVEANLDVYRRLIEAGGTGVPGPIEKRNGSRTLYVQPEWQARLAKGDLWTAVEHAPAAAGLTGRSDLRLVEINGARLLCKRMQHGGLLAKLLGDRYVDHRKPLSEMRVAAHALAHGVPTAELPAVLTERAAPPFYRYWVLSKEIAGCTNLLEYLRERRPRRERIAAVAAAARAVAAMHDAGLYHADLHLKNILVRFDASGEARAFIIDFDKAVLEPHMSMQRRFTNLRRLWKSAEKARAAGFAIARSDMVRFLVEYAGEDFICHRELARHASGMRWHRWRYRHDVLTTIPK